Proteins from one Malaya genurostris strain Urasoe2022 chromosome 2, Malgen_1.1, whole genome shotgun sequence genomic window:
- the LOC131432074 gene encoding uncharacterized protein LOC131432074, with the protein MAEDNTKYKKTGKLGGARHGDSFQVHLLMLIYQGAARDKSFTNFRLATEWEVAEKFDDVVLVWKTDEGKTQNYLFIQAKHKQSSEINEKHFFPVKDDEKVNGAFSMYKYLQSFYDIMNNSEFNNGNLDFVIYTNAKLNNSSGWFIEAGIQPTSALNLLGGSGEFFKVQNTDERIKTLLDFSNKAFHDLLEEIENAFGDSKKKEKNDGVENGEDKFQTDLIKKYSTELNNKVLFVKKGAVRFTARFKKYENLSPLELKLYEHFSKEDKMQTMKSTNKQLIEALTSKNQSKSRLRYFEKIDVEKFFEKCIIATSQPNNEELEKHVIEKFKGTQKSVSDEYYADLMYAGLRKIINNWLDFMQDKLCPFLTITELTNHSNDVIRTIAKSKLEGQTQIFECVMENFRIKFASCSPLGNLIAFNFPMVVYKCTEEGLLTYLKMYQIFHDHKQIYHYLKLTDLPHFEKEINSLKDSNSDVYILLDDNCPESKVSYDFIQSDSISNKIKLIFLTTTEDRTKNFFRNQPFYSIEDSKDNMKLLSKDSQDKLSQKSVAFQGVELTLHELFPTKNLHALISDEIVEKLIQQKRIEIGVASPELKLGCYIAQTISNSPSDGLWARKAEKIYGEEDFLNHSTQFKTILLSSLPGMGKTTLWMKLAQVVKKLNPTNWILFIRLTDCAKKLEDPNELTNLEDAINLLCVILSIESDFERKLFSKWLQETEHKITIFFDGYDELPMKVMEKAISLFRMLQKVQIFISTRSHQQEVLER; encoded by the coding sequence ATGGCCGAAGACAACACAAAATATAAGAAGACCGGTAAACTGGGAGGAGCTCGTCACGGTGACTCGTTCCAGGTGCATTTATTAATGCTTATTTATCAAGGAGCTGCTCGTGATAAAAGTTTTACAAATTTCCGCTTAGCAACCGAGTGGGAAGTTGCGGAAAAATTTGACGATGTAGTTCTGGTGTGGAAAACAGATGAAGGTAAAACTCAAAATTATTTATTCATCCAAGCCAAACACAAGCAGTCTTCGGAAATCAACGAGAAACATTTTTTCCCTGTGAAGGATGACGAGAAGGTAAATGGAGCTTTTTCGATGTACAAATATTTGCAATCGTTTTATGACATTATGAACAACAGTGAGTTCAATAATGGGAACCTTGATTTTGTGATTTACACGAATGCAAAATTAAATAATAGTTCAGGGTGGTTCATCGAAGCTGGTATCCAACCTACAAGTGCTCTGAATTTGCTAGGAGGCAGCGGAGAGTTTTTTAAGGTACAAAACACCGATGAACGCATAAagactttattagattttagcaACAAAGCTTTCCACGATTtactagaagagatagaaaatgcCTTTGGAGATAGcaagaaaaaagagaaaaatgaTGGAGTTGAAAATGGAGAAGATAAGTTTCAAACAGATTTAATTAAAAAGTACAGCACTGAATTGAACAATAAAGTGCTTTTTGTTAAAAAAGGTGCGGTTCGATTTACTGCTAGATTCAAAAAGTATGAAAATTTGAGTCCCTTAGAACTAAAACTATATGAGCATTTCTCGAAGGAAGACAAAATGCAAACTATGAAGAGTACAAATAAGCAACTGATTGAAGCGTTAACTTCTAAAAACCAATCAAAGAGTAGACttcgatattttgaaaaaatagatgttgagaagttttttgaaaaatgtatcaTTGCCACTAGTCAGCCAAACAACGAAGAACTTGAAAAACACGTAATAGAAAAATTCAAGGGGACACAGAAGTCCGTCTCAGATGAATATTATGCCGATCTGATGTACGCAGGTTTACGTAAAATTATCAACAATTGGTTGGATTTCATGCAAGATAAACTTTGTCCTTTTTTAACGATTACCGAATTGACAAACCACTCAAACGACGTTATTCGTACTATTGCAAAGTCAAAGTTAGAAGGTCAGACACAAATTTTCGAATGCGTGATGGAAAACTTTCGCATCAAATTTGCAAGTTGCAGTCCTCTAGGAAATTTGATTGCCTTTAATTTTCCTATGGTTGTTTATAAATGTACCGAGGAAGGGCTTCTAACTTATCTTAAAATGTATCAGATTTTTCATGACCATAAACAAATCTATCACTATTTGAAACTAACAGATTTGCCTCACTTTGAGAAAGAAATAAATAGTTTGAAAGACTCAAATTCGGATGTTTATATTTTACTGGACGATAATTGTCCAGAATCTAAGGTCTCATATGACTTTATCCAATCAGATTCGATTAGTAATAAAAtcaaacttatttttttaaccACCACTGAGGATCGCACCAAAAATTTCTTCAGAAATCAACCTTTTTATTCGATTGAAGATTCAAAAGACAACATGAAACTGTTGAGCAAAGATAGTCAAGATAAACTTTCACAAAAGTCAGTGGCATTTCAAGGTGTTGAACTTACTTTGCATGAACTTTTTCCGACTAAAAATCTTCATGCTCTCATAAGTGACGAAATAGTCGAAAAGTTGATACAACAAAAACGTATTGAAATTGGAGTTGCTTCACCTGAATTGAAACTTGGTTGTTATATCGCACAAACTATTAGTAATTCACCAAGCGATGGCTTATGGGCTCGAAAAGCCGAGAAAATCTATGGCGAGGAGGATTTTCTCAATCATTCAACTCAATTTAAAACGATTCTGCTGTCCTCTTTACCAGGTATGGGGAAAACTACTCTTTGGATGAAATTAGCTCAAgttgtaaaaaaattgaatcctACTAATTGGATCCTGTTCATTCGACTGACTGATTGTGCGAAAAAACTAGAAGACCCAAACGAACTAACGAATTTAGAAGACGCAATTAATCTGCTCTGTGTAATTCTGTCGATAGAATCTGACTTTGAACGTAAACTATTTTCGAAATGGCTCCAGGAAACAGAGCATAAAATTACCATCTTTTTCGATGGTTACGATGAACTGCCTATGAAAGTAATGGAGAAAGCTATTTCATTATTTCGTATGCTCCAAAAAGTGCAGATTTTTATCAGTACACGATCCCACCAACAGGAAGTTTTGGAAAGGTAA